The following coding sequences lie in one Niabella agricola genomic window:
- a CDS encoding LytR/AlgR family response regulator transcription factor: MILNCVIVDDEPLAREILAGFIGPLPGVMLAGAFGNAFEALHFLKTHPVDALFLDIEMPEISGIALLRSLPQPPITVFTTAFRDYAFEGFELGVIDFLLKPIAQERFLRSLEKITDFLALQKKEAGLERNPGHDESIFVKSGVEKIKLVLTDILFIQGLKDYAIIHSISGKTVVKGSVKSMQELFPEPFFIRVHKSFIVACHRIRRISRNRILIGGHSIPIGKVYREQLLKQLPGFS; encoded by the coding sequence ATGATCCTCAATTGTGTTATTGTAGATGACGAACCGCTGGCCCGGGAAATATTAGCCGGCTTCATCGGACCTTTACCCGGTGTAATGCTGGCAGGTGCTTTTGGAAATGCGTTCGAAGCCCTGCATTTTTTGAAAACGCATCCGGTTGATGCCTTATTCCTGGATATTGAAATGCCCGAGATCAGCGGCATCGCCTTGTTGCGCAGTTTACCGCAGCCACCGATCACCGTGTTTACCACCGCTTTCCGCGACTATGCTTTTGAAGGTTTTGAACTGGGCGTGATCGATTTTTTACTAAAGCCGATCGCACAGGAGCGGTTCCTTCGTTCACTGGAAAAGATTACCGATTTCCTTGCATTACAAAAAAAAGAAGCCGGTCTCGAGCGGAATCCCGGGCATGATGAATCCATTTTTGTAAAAAGCGGGGTGGAAAAAATAAAACTGGTGCTGACCGATATCCTTTTTATCCAGGGGCTAAAAGACTATGCCATCATTCACTCCATTTCAGGAAAAACGGTTGTAAAAGGCTCTGTAAAATCTATGCAGGAGCTTTTTCCAGAACCGTTTTTTATACGCGTGCACAAATCTTTTATTGTAGCATGTCACCGGATCCGGCGCATTTCCAGGAACCGGATCCTGATCGGTGGGCACTCCATTCCCATTGGAAAGGTTTACCGGGAGCAATTGTTAAAGCAGCTGCCCGGCTTTTCATAA
- a CDS encoding sensor histidine kinase gives MNLWSKSIALPFSKRRVSTRYLLAHSAYWVLATAFFLYEKRYLIHKASLPYFFACVSVRVLLLILIAYFNLHYFLPRYLLKKRYGAYSVALLLSVAGYLTLQSLFDYYLYGYVVGPMRNSDLIEALSYNFFSTLWYLALMLALKLSMDWYDQQLLIQKITVEKLHAEVAFLRSQVNPHFLFNALNNLYALTLKKSDEAPGVVLKLSELMEYMLYESNEAYIPLEMELGYLHNYMELERLRTNHQADIRVHVEGVAERCFIPPFLILPLLENAIKHGLGRANGNAFLHLDIQIDGALTVILTNSTAHSTSAERKGGIGLQNLKKRLELLYPGRYTLQTKEPPGVYIAFLKILL, from the coding sequence ATGAATTTATGGAGCAAAAGCATAGCGCTGCCGTTTTCTAAACGGCGTGTGTCGACCAGGTACCTGCTGGCGCATAGCGCCTATTGGGTATTAGCAACCGCCTTCTTTCTTTACGAAAAGCGATATCTTATTCACAAGGCCAGTCTGCCCTATTTTTTCGCCTGCGTTTCTGTACGGGTCCTGCTGCTGATCCTGATCGCCTATTTCAACCTGCACTATTTTTTACCGCGCTACCTGTTGAAGAAGCGCTATGGCGCATATAGTGTCGCCCTGCTGTTGTCGGTAGCCGGTTATCTCACCCTGCAAAGCCTGTTTGATTATTATCTCTATGGATATGTGGTCGGCCCGATGCGTAACAGTGACCTGATAGAAGCCTTGTCCTATAACTTTTTCAGTACGCTTTGGTATCTGGCGCTGATGCTGGCATTGAAACTTAGCATGGACTGGTACGATCAGCAGCTCCTGATCCAAAAGATCACCGTAGAGAAGCTGCATGCAGAAGTAGCATTTCTGCGATCCCAGGTAAACCCGCATTTTCTTTTCAACGCGCTGAACAATTTATATGCGCTTACATTAAAGAAATCGGATGAAGCGCCGGGCGTGGTGCTCAAGCTATCGGAATTGATGGAATACATGCTGTATGAAAGCAATGAAGCTTACATCCCTTTAGAAATGGAACTGGGATACCTGCATAATTACATGGAACTGGAGCGGCTGCGCACCAATCATCAGGCCGACATCCGCGTCCATGTTGAAGGCGTTGCCGAGCGCTGTTTTATCCCCCCCTTCCTGATCCTGCCCCTGCTGGAAAACGCCATTAAACATGGCCTTGGCCGGGCAAACGGCAATGCCTTTCTGCACCTGGATATCCAGATCGACGGCGCATTGACCGTTATCCTGACCAATAGCACGGCGCACTCTACCAGTGCTGAACGGAAAGGGGGCATCGGCTTACAGAATTTAAAAAAGAGATTGGAATTGTTATACCCCGGTCGCTATACCCTGCAGACAAAAGAACCGCCCGGCGTCTATATTGCCTTTTTAAAAATCCTGTTATGA
- a CDS encoding glycerate kinase, whose amino-acid sequence MKIVIAPNAFKNSLPAAAVAAALEEGIRRSGYTGTLVCCPVGDGGDGTGSLLTQYLDAELLFADVADPLGRSVRASFGWVSKTKTAILEMADASGLRLLRPEEYDPLHASTLGCGQLIKAALDQGATELLLCIGGSATVDGGAGALSALGLQLYDRDGTLLSPLPVDLIRLHNIDRSRLDQRLHGITITILCDVKNHLLGEKGAAAVFGPQKGAGVREVLLLETALQQWRRIVLQTTGTDMDRLESSGAAGGMAAGLAAFCKVKIVDGIRYFLQKIGFEQELENTDWVITGEGAIDLQTLEGKAPFGVAAMAKQKGIPVIGIAGKLPDRVSPGLQAYFSWLLSINEQPLALEEAIRQTKSNLVRTGEKIGTALKNKA is encoded by the coding sequence ATGAAAATTGTTATAGCGCCTAATGCGTTTAAGAACAGCCTTCCGGCTGCGGCGGTTGCCGCTGCTTTGGAAGAGGGAATCCGGCGTAGCGGCTATACCGGTACATTGGTTTGTTGTCCGGTTGGCGATGGCGGTGATGGTACCGGAAGCCTGCTGACACAATACCTGGACGCGGAGCTGCTGTTTGCAGATGTTGCGGATCCGTTGGGGAGAAGTGTGAGGGCTTCCTTCGGATGGGTAAGTAAGACCAAAACGGCCATTCTTGAAATGGCCGATGCTTCCGGGCTGCGTTTACTGCGCCCGGAGGAATACGACCCGCTGCATGCTTCCACGCTGGGCTGCGGGCAACTGATTAAGGCGGCCCTGGACCAGGGCGCAACGGAACTACTGCTCTGTATCGGCGGTAGCGCAACGGTAGACGGAGGTGCGGGGGCATTGAGCGCGCTGGGATTGCAGTTGTATGACAGGGACGGAACACTGCTGTCTCCACTTCCTGTAGATTTGATCAGGCTGCATAATATAGATCGCTCCCGCTTGGATCAACGGCTGCATGGGATAACGATCACCATCCTCTGTGATGTAAAGAATCATTTACTGGGCGAAAAGGGGGCGGCAGCGGTTTTTGGTCCGCAGAAAGGCGCCGGCGTCCGCGAGGTTTTGTTGCTGGAAACGGCGCTGCAACAATGGCGGCGGATTGTTCTGCAAACTACGGGAACGGATATGGATCGGCTGGAATCCAGTGGGGCGGCCGGTGGTATGGCGGCCGGTCTGGCCGCTTTTTGCAAGGTTAAGATAGTAGATGGCATCCGCTATTTTTTACAGAAGATCGGTTTTGAACAGGAGCTGGAAAATACCGATTGGGTGATTACCGGCGAAGGTGCAATTGACCTTCAGACACTGGAAGGGAAGGCGCCTTTTGGTGTGGCAGCAATGGCCAAACAAAAAGGGATTCCCGTGATCGGGATCGCGGGAAAACTGCCGGACCGGGTAAGCCCGGGGTTGCAGGCATATTTCTCCTGGCTGCTTTCAATTAACGAGCAACCCCTAGCGCTCGAAGAGGCGATCCGCCAAACAAAATCGAACCTCGTAAGGACCGGTGAGAAGATCGGAACGGCGTTAAAAAATAAAGCATAA
- a CDS encoding GntP family permease yields MLASPVFFIVLALLIGIGLIILLTTRYKVHPFFSLCLACFVTGGLGGLDVLSILSVMKEGFGKIMSSLGFIIVLGTALGMVLQANGATTAMANAIIRWVGVRRSAFALSLTGFVVGLPIFCDSGYVVLNGLNQSMIRRTGMATAIMSTAMATGLYAVHCLIPPHPGITAAVGTVHAEIGRVILLGLLTAVPAMLTGYYWAVWKGRKYPEALGAGDPGAPLPDTGRPLPATLSAFIPVVVPVLLIACRALIPVPESRVLQSALITGEPAVALAVGLVLALCIPHKWEKGAPGRLMHHGLEKAGGILVIIGAGGAFGMVINALKLQDHLAAMQGVKALGVFFPFLVALILKTAQGSSTVAVLTAASIVLPFLPGLGLNTENGRVLAVLAMGAGSMAISHVNDAYFWVITNFSGQELKPVLQVYSMATIWMALTGMVAVYILSLIML; encoded by the coding sequence ATGCTTGCTTCACCCGTTTTTTTTATCGTATTGGCGCTGCTGATCGGCATCGGCCTGATCATTCTCTTAACGACGCGGTACAAAGTGCACCCGTTCTTTTCCCTGTGCCTGGCTTGTTTTGTAACCGGAGGCCTGGGTGGGCTGGATGTTCTGTCCATTCTTTCTGTAATGAAAGAGGGGTTTGGAAAGATCATGAGCTCCCTGGGTTTTATCATTGTTCTTGGTACCGCGCTGGGCATGGTATTACAGGCAAATGGGGCCACTACGGCTATGGCAAATGCGATTATCCGGTGGGTGGGCGTCCGACGGTCTGCCTTTGCACTGAGCCTTACCGGTTTTGTTGTAGGTCTTCCCATCTTCTGCGACTCGGGGTATGTGGTGCTTAACGGGCTGAATCAATCCATGATCCGTCGCACCGGGATGGCTACTGCGATCATGAGTACGGCGATGGCCACAGGACTCTATGCCGTGCATTGTTTGATCCCGCCGCATCCGGGCATTACAGCCGCAGTAGGAACGGTTCATGCTGAAATCGGTCGGGTAATCCTGCTGGGATTATTGACGGCTGTTCCCGCAATGCTGACCGGTTATTACTGGGCTGTGTGGAAAGGCCGGAAGTATCCGGAGGCGTTGGGAGCGGGTGATCCCGGTGCGCCGTTACCCGATACAGGCAGGCCATTGCCCGCTACCCTGTCGGCATTTATTCCGGTGGTCGTGCCCGTGTTGCTCATTGCCTGTAGGGCATTGATCCCGGTACCGGAAAGCCGGGTGCTTCAATCGGCGCTCATAACCGGTGAGCCGGCCGTTGCTCTTGCTGTTGGCCTTGTATTGGCATTGTGCATTCCGCATAAATGGGAAAAAGGAGCCCCGGGCCGGTTAATGCATCATGGATTGGAAAAGGCCGGCGGTATTCTGGTGATCATTGGAGCCGGCGGTGCATTCGGTATGGTCATCAATGCCCTGAAACTCCAGGATCACCTGGCTGCAATGCAGGGCGTAAAAGCCCTTGGTGTATTTTTCCCGTTTCTGGTAGCACTGATCCTCAAAACGGCACAGGGATCTTCTACAGTTGCAGTATTAACGGCGGCTTCTATTGTACTGCCCTTTTTACCGGGCCTGGGCCTGAACACGGAAAATGGACGGGTACTTGCGGTACTGGCCATGGGAGCGGGTTCGATGGCCATATCGCACGTCAATGATGCCTACTTTTGGGTGATTACCAATTTTTCGGGACAGGAGCTGAAACCGGTGCTGCAGGTGTACAGTATGGCTACCATCTGGATGGCGCTTACTGGTATGGTGGCCGTATATATACTATCCTTAATCATGTTGTAA
- a CDS encoding MFS transporter has product MVIWDGLAAEVMTSFTGGAFLVAMALLLGASNVQIGLLAALPMITNVSQLISIWLVRRYNNRKMIAVYGAYLARVPLIIIGVLVWILPYTSINLLLFFLLFYYFFGSIAGPSWNSWMKDLVPEHLLGAYFSRRTRYTQTLNVVLSILLALLLDYVKEHHPQQELEVYAQFFIIAGIIGVIGGFLLSKAPEPRSQLSGMNTFALLKLPLRNANFRTLLLFNSAWVFAINIAIPFFMVFMMKSLKLPISYIIVLTVISQLFSIFTIRIWGIFSDRYSNKSIIALSAPIYIMCIIGWCFVGIYKQAYLNMALLVLIHIFSGIATAGINLSLTNIGLKLAPKADAIVYLSVKNIVTAIFSSLGPLLGGVLADYFTNIKLSILVQWSSPHMDKAIRLVALHEWNFLFLIGALLALLSLELLMRVREVGEVQKDIVKRIMRTSIRNNLKEYFIIGNIINLHEQVKALMKFRKRQDGRPANIRGGNPA; this is encoded by the coding sequence ATGGTTATCTGGGACGGATTGGCTGCCGAGGTAATGACCTCGTTTACCGGCGGTGCCTTTCTTGTGGCGATGGCCCTGCTGTTGGGTGCCAGTAATGTGCAGATCGGTCTGTTGGCAGCCCTGCCCATGATTACCAACGTATCGCAGCTGATTTCCATTTGGCTGGTTCGCCGGTACAATAACCGGAAAATGATTGCCGTATACGGGGCGTATCTGGCAAGAGTTCCTTTGATCATCATTGGCGTGCTGGTATGGATATTGCCGTATACTTCCATCAACCTGTTATTGTTTTTTCTGTTGTTTTATTATTTTTTTGGTTCAATTGCAGGGCCCAGCTGGAACTCCTGGATGAAGGACCTGGTGCCGGAGCACCTGCTCGGTGCTTATTTCTCCCGCAGAACGCGGTATACACAAACATTGAATGTAGTACTCAGTATCCTGCTGGCTTTATTACTGGATTATGTAAAGGAACATCATCCGCAACAGGAGCTGGAAGTATATGCGCAATTTTTTATTATTGCGGGTATTATTGGTGTAATTGGCGGATTTCTGCTTTCCAAGGCTCCCGAGCCACGTTCGCAACTGTCGGGGATGAATACCTTTGCATTGCTGAAACTTCCGCTGCGTAATGCTAATTTCAGGACCTTGCTGCTGTTCAATTCCGCTTGGGTATTTGCTATCAATATCGCCATCCCTTTCTTTATGGTGTTTATGATGAAGAGTCTGAAATTACCGATTTCCTATATCATTGTATTAACCGTGATCAGCCAGCTTTTCAGCATCTTTACAATCCGTATCTGGGGAATCTTCTCCGACCGGTACAGCAATAAAAGTATTATTGCATTGAGTGCACCTATTTATATTATGTGCATTATCGGCTGGTGCTTTGTGGGCATCTACAAGCAAGCGTACCTGAACATGGCGCTGTTGGTGCTGATTCATATCTTCAGCGGCATTGCTACCGCCGGTATTAACCTGTCGCTTACCAATATCGGTCTTAAGCTGGCGCCAAAGGCGGACGCGATTGTTTACTTATCGGTGAAGAATATTGTTACGGCCATTTTCTCTTCGCTGGGACCGTTGCTGGGCGGTGTACTGGCCGACTATTTTACCAATATTAAACTTTCCATACTGGTGCAGTGGAGCAGCCCGCATATGGATAAGGCCATCCGGCTTGTGGCGCTGCATGAGTGGAATTTCCTCTTTCTGATCGGTGCGCTTCTGGCGCTGTTGTCGCTGGAATTATTGATGCGGGTAAGGGAAGTAGGCGAAGTACAGAAGGATATTGTCAAAAGGATCATGCGTACCAGTATCCGGAATAACCTGAAAGAGTATTTTATCATCGGGAATATCATAAACCTGCATGAACAGGTAAAGGCGCTGATGAAGTTCCGCAAAAGGCAGGACGGCAGGCCGGCGAATATCCGTGGAGGAAACCCGGCCTGA
- a CDS encoding SRPBCC family protein: protein MSDNKVSLHRMLKTTPEKVYRAFTDALAIASWLPPYGFLCTVHELDAKVGGTYKMSFQNFSTGNSHSFGGEYVELQPNTFLKYTDQFDDPNLPGTMTTTVWLKKTVAGTELKVEQEGIPAAIPVEMCYLGWQESLEKLAKLVEPEIPDA from the coding sequence ATGTCAGACAACAAAGTTTCATTGCACCGGATGCTGAAGACAACTCCGGAAAAGGTATATCGCGCTTTTACCGACGCCCTTGCGATCGCCTCCTGGCTGCCACCCTATGGTTTTCTTTGTACGGTGCACGAGCTGGATGCCAAAGTAGGCGGAACCTATAAAATGTCATTCCAGAATTTTTCAACGGGCAACAGTCATTCATTTGGCGGCGAATATGTGGAACTGCAACCCAATACGTTCCTGAAGTATACGGACCAGTTCGATGATCCGAACCTGCCGGGTACGATGACCACTACGGTCTGGTTGAAGAAAACCGTTGCAGGCACCGAGTTAAAGGTAGAACAGGAGGGTATACCGGCGGCCATCCCCGTGGAAATGTGCTACCTGGGCTGGCAGGAATCCCTGGAGAAACTGGCAAAACTGGTAGAGCCGGAAATTCCGGACGCCTGA